In Candidatus Desulfofervidus auxilii, one genomic interval encodes:
- a CDS encoding universal stress protein has translation MNIKSILVPTDFSGCSGSALKFALFLTEKFKAEVIVLHVINRSHIASILRISSSSHEEIKKQIWAKHEEELNHFLAQNAKGKKIKSIICEGIPFQEIAKKAKELAVDLIVMGGYGRMGQEDLERIFFGSTAEKVIRLLPCPVLCVPESI, from the coding sequence ATGAATATCAAAAGTATACTGGTTCCCACAGATTTTTCTGGTTGTTCAGGAAGTGCTTTAAAATTTGCTTTATTTTTAACTGAAAAATTTAAGGCAGAAGTAATTGTGCTTCACGTAATCAATAGAAGCCATATAGCCAGTATTTTACGTATTTCTTCATCCTCTCATGAAGAGATAAAAAAACAAATATGGGCAAAGCATGAGGAGGAGCTAAATCACTTCTTAGCCCAAAATGCAAAAGGAAAGAAAATAAAATCCATTATCTGTGAAGGAATTCCCTTTCAGGAAATTGCAAAAAAAGCTAAAGAACTAGCGGTAGATTTAATCGTTATGGGTGGCTATGGTCGGATGGGTCAGGAAGACCTGGAACGTATTTTCTTTGGAAGTACAGCAGAAAAAGTAATAAGGCTTCTTCCCTGCCCTGTTCTTTGTGTGCCTGAATCTATTTAA
- the frr gene encoding ribosome recycling factor, with the protein MMLEEIYKDTKTKMKKTIQVLEHDLGKIRTGRASASLVEEIMIDYYGTSTPLNQLASISIPESRLITIQPWDPSVLGNIEKAILKSDLGLTPTNDGKIIRISIPALTEERRKELVKRIHKIGEEARVAIRQIRRDANEKLKKMKKNKEISEDQFHRGQEEVQKITDQFIQKVDEILRKKEQEIMKF; encoded by the coding sequence ATCATGTTAGAGGAAATCTATAAAGATACCAAAACAAAAATGAAAAAAACTATTCAAGTTCTAGAGCATGATTTGGGGAAAATTCGCACAGGACGGGCATCTGCTTCCTTAGTAGAAGAGATTATGATAGATTACTATGGAACATCCACACCCCTTAACCAGTTGGCCTCCATTTCTATCCCAGAAAGCCGCCTTATTACTATTCAACCCTGGGACCCTTCTGTATTAGGGAATATAGAAAAGGCCATTCTCAAATCAGACCTGGGATTAACACCTACCAATGATGGTAAAATAATTCGTATTTCCATTCCTGCCTTAACGGAAGAGCGAAGGAAGGAACTGGTGAAAAGGATCCATAAAATAGGAGAAGAGGCCAGGGTGGCTATAAGACAGATTCGCAGAGATGCTAATGAGAAATTGAAAAAAATGAAGAAAAATAAAGAGATTAGTGAAGACCAGTTTCACCGAGGGCAAGAAGAAGTGCAAAAAATTACAGACCAATTTATCCAAAAAGTGGATGAAATTTTAAGAAAGAAAGAACAGGAAATTATGAAATTTTAG
- the pyrH gene encoding UMP kinase: protein MKPKYQRVMLKISGEALLGYQDFGISAEVLKRVSQEISKVAKTGIQIAIVIGGGNIFRGREAKKLGIDQATGDYMGMLATLINALALQVALENQGLEVRVMSAINMIAIAEPYIRRRAIRHLEKGRIVIFAAGTGNPYFTTDMASALRAAEIEAEVILKATKVDGVYEKDPLQDKDAKKYDHLSYIEVLQKQLRIMDAAAVSLCMDNKIPIIVFNMVTPGNIKKAIWGESVGTKIS from the coding sequence ATGAAACCCAAGTATCAGAGAGTGATGCTTAAAATAAGTGGTGAGGCCCTGTTAGGCTATCAAGATTTTGGAATTAGTGCTGAGGTTTTAAAAAGAGTATCTCAAGAGATATCCAAGGTGGCTAAGACTGGAATTCAAATAGCTATCGTAATTGGTGGTGGAAATATCTTTCGGGGAAGAGAAGCCAAGAAATTGGGTATAGACCAAGCAACAGGTGATTATATGGGAATGTTAGCTACTTTAATAAATGCCTTAGCCTTACAGGTAGCTCTTGAAAATCAAGGATTAGAAGTTAGAGTAATGTCTGCTATTAATATGATAGCTATTGCTGAACCCTATATCCGAAGAAGGGCAATAAGACACTTAGAAAAAGGGCGGATAGTCATATTTGCAGCCGGCACAGGGAATCCTTACTTCACTACAGATATGGCTTCAGCCCTAAGGGCGGCAGAGATTGAAGCAGAGGTAATCCTTAAAGCAACTAAAGTAGATGGGGTATATGAAAAGGACCCATTGCAAGATAAAGACGCTAAAAAATATGACCATCTTTCTTATATTGAAGTTTTACAAAAACAGCTTAGAATAATGGATGCAGCTGCTGTCTCTTTATGTATGGATAATAAAATTCCCATTATAGTGTTTAATATGGTAACTCCTGGGAATATTAAAAAGGCAATTTGGGGAGAATCGGTAGGGACCAAGATTTCCTAA
- the tsf gene encoding translation elongation factor Ts, with protein sequence MTITTAQIKELRERTGAGIMDCKKALEKAQGNLEKAIDELRKKGLAKAKKRAGRTAKEGLVHAYIHAGGKIGVLVEVNCETDFVARTEAFQNFVKEIAMQIAATNPLVVNKEELSPKIIEREKEIYHQQAIASGKPEKIIDRIVEGKLQKFFEEACLIEQPYIRDPSIKIKDLLNELVAKTGEKIVVRRFVRFQLGEKLPDETQVSESDA encoded by the coding sequence ATGACAATTACTACTGCTCAAATTAAAGAACTAAGAGAAAGGACCGGGGCGGGCATAATGGATTGTAAGAAGGCCCTGGAAAAGGCACAAGGAAACTTAGAAAAGGCCATTGATGAATTACGGAAAAAGGGCTTAGCCAAGGCTAAAAAAAGGGCAGGACGGACAGCCAAAGAAGGTCTGGTGCATGCCTATATTCATGCTGGAGGCAAAATTGGGGTGCTGGTGGAAGTAAATTGTGAAACTGATTTTGTAGCCCGAACAGAGGCATTTCAAAATTTTGTGAAAGAAATTGCCATGCAAATTGCGGCTACTAACCCTTTGGTAGTAAACAAGGAAGAATTATCTCCAAAAATAATCGAAAGAGAGAAAGAAATTTACCATCAACAGGCCATTGCCTCTGGTAAACCAGAAAAGATAATAGATAGAATTGTAGAAGGCAAATTGCAGAAGTTTTTTGAAGAAGCTTGTTTAATAGAGCAGCCCTATATACGTGACCCATCCATAAAAATTAAGGATTTACTCAATGAATTAGTGGCTAAGACCGGGGAAAAAATCGTGGTGAGACGATTTGTTCGTTTTCAATTGGGAGAAAAATTACCAGATGAAACCCAAGTATCAGAGAGTGATGCTTAA
- the rpsB gene encoding 30S ribosomal protein S2, giving the protein MAYVTMKELLEAGVHFGHQTRRWNPKMKPYIFGARNGIYIIDLQKTVQLFKIAYDFVVEQVARGKKVLFVGTKRQAKEVVEEEAKRCGMFYVTNRWLGGTLTNFQTIKKSIDKLKSLETMVQDETIQNLTKKEALQIQRKIEKMNKNLGGIKDMEELPGVVYIVDPNKERIATHEARKLNIPIVAIVDTNCDPDEIDYVIPGNDDAIRAIRLLTERIADACIEGKDQYEKEIATMQEMEETKMETEVAASGDISTSQEQPTIE; this is encoded by the coding sequence ATGGCTTATGTGACCATGAAGGAATTATTAGAAGCAGGTGTTCATTTTGGACATCAAACCAGACGCTGGAATCCAAAAATGAAACCTTATATTTTTGGGGCACGTAATGGAATCTATATAATTGATTTGCAAAAAACGGTCCAATTATTCAAAATTGCCTATGATTTTGTGGTAGAACAGGTAGCTCGGGGAAAAAAGGTATTGTTTGTAGGTACTAAACGCCAAGCTAAAGAGGTAGTGGAAGAAGAAGCTAAAAGATGTGGGATGTTTTATGTAACTAACAGATGGTTAGGTGGGACTCTTACTAATTTTCAAACTATCAAAAAAAGTATTGATAAATTAAAAAGTTTAGAAACTATGGTTCAAGATGAAACCATTCAAAATTTGACCAAAAAAGAAGCCTTACAAATTCAGCGCAAGATTGAAAAAATGAATAAAAACCTTGGTGGTATAAAAGATATGGAAGAATTGCCCGGGGTGGTTTATATTGTTGACCCTAATAAAGAGAGAATTGCTACCCATGAAGCCAGAAAGTTGAATATTCCTATTGTAGCTATTGTAGATACCAATTGTGACCCTGATGAAATAGATTATGTTATACCTGGAAATGACGATGCTATCCGGGCAATCCGTTTGCTAACAGAACGTATTGCCGATGCATGTATTGAAGGCAAAGACCAATATGAAAAGGAAATAGCCACTATGCAAGAAATGGAAGAGACAAAAATGGAAACCGAAGTTGCAGCATCTGGGGATATTTCAACTTCTCAAGAACAACCTACTATCGAATAG
- the argJ gene encoding bifunctional glutamate N-acetyltransferase/amino-acid acetyltransferase ArgJ produces the protein MNHALVGVGKNINIVVEEMPDISVPGFLVNTTSAGIKVPDRKDMAVIYSDKPAVVAGVFTQNQIQAAPVKLTKHRVKSGVAQAILINSGNANACTGRQGEKDAQEMAYLLAKGLEIPEQLVLVCSTGVIGQPLPMGKIKTGIKTLISDLHTTGWEEAAQAIMTTDTFPKLVYKKGEIDGVPFSLLGIAKGAGMIMPNMATMLAFFITDLAISPAILQPLFKKIIAQTFNRILVDGDTSTNDTALILANGYAQNSVLHSVHPIFKECLFEVATELAKLIVKDGEGASKFISIKVVGAKSVKDAEKVASTIAGSLLVKTALYGGDPNWGRIMAAIGRSGINIKPEKIDIFFGEICLVKNGLGKNQKMEKEVKKYLKNKELLLTINLNSGGESVMWYTCDLTPEYIKINAQYRT, from the coding sequence ATGAACCATGCCCTTGTGGGAGTGGGAAAAAATATAAACATTGTTGTGGAAGAAATGCCTGATATTTCTGTTCCTGGTTTTTTGGTAAATACCACTTCAGCAGGTATCAAAGTCCCTGATAGAAAGGATATGGCGGTAATTTATAGTGATAAACCAGCAGTAGTAGCAGGTGTTTTTACCCAAAATCAAATTCAAGCAGCTCCAGTAAAATTGACTAAACATCGGGTTAAGTCAGGCGTAGCCCAGGCCATTTTAATTAATAGTGGGAATGCTAACGCTTGCACTGGAAGACAAGGAGAGAAAGACGCTCAAGAGATGGCTTATTTATTAGCAAAAGGGCTGGAAATTCCTGAACAACTGGTGTTAGTGTGTTCTACAGGTGTCATCGGTCAACCATTACCTATGGGAAAGATCAAGACTGGAATTAAGACCTTGATCAGTGATTTGCACACTACTGGTTGGGAAGAAGCTGCCCAGGCCATTATGACTACAGATACTTTTCCTAAATTGGTTTATAAAAAAGGGGAAATAGATGGAGTTCCTTTTTCTCTATTAGGTATAGCTAAAGGAGCAGGCATGATCATGCCTAATATGGCCACCATGCTTGCTTTTTTTATCACTGATTTGGCCATTTCTCCGGCTATTTTACAACCCTTATTCAAAAAAATTATTGCCCAAACCTTCAATCGCATTTTAGTAGATGGGGATACCAGTACTAATGACACTGCCTTAATTTTGGCTAATGGGTATGCTCAAAATTCGGTTTTACACTCAGTCCATCCTATTTTTAAGGAATGTTTATTTGAGGTAGCAACAGAATTAGCAAAACTGATCGTGAAAGATGGTGAAGGCGCATCTAAATTTATTTCTATCAAAGTAGTAGGGGCAAAATCCGTGAAAGATGCTGAAAAGGTAGCCTCTACTATTGCTGGTTCTTTATTGGTAAAAACTGCTCTATATGGTGGAGACCCAAATTGGGGAAGGATTATGGCTGCCATTGGCCGGAGTGGAATTAATATTAAACCAGAAAAAATAGACATTTTTTTCGGTGAGATTTGTTTGGTAAAAAATGGACTAGGAAAAAACCAAAAGATGGAAAAAGAGGTAAAAAAATATTTGAAGAACAAAGAACTGCTTCTTACCATAAACTTGAATTCAGGGGGAGAAAGTGTTATGTGGTACACTTGTGACCTTACCCCAGAATATATAAAAATTAATGCACAATATAGGACATAA
- the secA gene encoding preprotein translocase subunit SecA, which yields MLARILTKLVGTKNERELNHLGEIVDRINQLEPRVSKLSDIQLRAKTAEFKQQIANGAKLDDLLPEAFAVAREAAIRVLGQRPFDVQVIGGLVLHEGKIAEMKTGEGKTLAATMPAYLNALLGRGVHIVTVNDYLAKRDSEWMGGIYRFLGLEVGVILHEMDDPARKKAYAADITYGTNNEFGFDYLRDNMKFSLEDIVQRDYYYAIVDEVDSILIDEARTPLIISGPAEQSTALFYQINRLIPHLKKEIDFTIDEKSRAVPLTEAGVAKMEKLLRIDNLYDPRYIEVLHVIYQCLKAHYLFKKDRDYIVKDGKVVIVDEFTGRLMPGRRYSEGLHQALEAKEGVRVQSEYQTLATITFQNYFRMYEKLAGMTGTAETEATEFKEIYNLDVVVIPTHKEMIRVDHPDVIYRTEREKFKAVVREIKELYKQGRPVLVGTVSIEKSELLSHMLKKEGIPHAVLNAKHHAKEAEIVAYAGEKQKVTIATNMAGRGTDIVLGEGVAELGGLHIIGTERHESRRIDNQLRGRSGRQGDPGSSRFYLSLEDDLLRLFGGERLSGLMNKLGMKEGEPIEHKWVSKAIENAQQKVEAQNFEIRKQLLEYDDVFNEQRKIIYKQRREAIEGNLRETILGMIEDTVNNLVSNFCSKDTHPEDWDLEGLKKQIEQVFRTKLDWNELELDALTLEKLIKFITESLQKVYAQKEQSFGPENMRFLERYIVLQVVDSLWRDHLVAMDHLREGIGLRGYGQRNPLQEYKKEGFMMFSELIERIKEATVTNLFRVEIKTEEELAALRPEEPEAMHLSHGEGETKRQPIRRKKKKIGRNEPCPCGSGKKYKHCCGRNA from the coding sequence ATGTTAGCTCGCATATTGACAAAATTGGTAGGCACAAAAAATGAACGAGAGCTAAATCACCTGGGGGAAATCGTAGATAGAATCAACCAGCTAGAACCCCGAGTATCCAAGTTAAGTGATATCCAACTGCGTGCCAAAACAGCCGAGTTTAAGCAACAGATTGCAAATGGCGCCAAGTTGGATGATTTATTGCCTGAGGCCTTTGCGGTGGCTAGAGAAGCTGCCATACGGGTATTAGGACAACGTCCATTCGATGTCCAGGTAATTGGAGGACTGGTTTTACATGAAGGTAAGATTGCAGAAATGAAGACTGGTGAAGGTAAAACCCTGGCTGCCACTATGCCTGCTTATTTAAATGCCTTATTAGGACGGGGGGTGCATATAGTCACGGTAAATGATTATTTAGCTAAGCGTGATAGTGAGTGGATGGGTGGAATTTATCGGTTTTTAGGCTTGGAAGTAGGAGTGATCTTACATGAAATGGATGACCCGGCCAGAAAAAAGGCCTATGCAGCCGATATTACTTATGGCACCAACAATGAATTTGGGTTTGATTATTTACGAGATAATATGAAATTTTCCTTAGAGGATATTGTTCAACGAGATTATTATTACGCCATTGTAGATGAGGTAGATAGCATTCTCATTGATGAGGCCCGAACACCACTGATTATTTCTGGTCCTGCTGAACAAAGCACTGCTCTTTTTTATCAAATTAACCGTCTTATTCCTCATTTAAAAAAGGAAATAGATTTTACTATTGACGAAAAATCAAGGGCAGTGCCTCTAACCGAAGCCGGTGTGGCCAAAATGGAAAAACTATTAAGGATAGACAACCTTTATGACCCCAGGTATATTGAAGTTTTGCATGTAATTTATCAGTGTTTAAAGGCACATTACCTGTTTAAAAAAGACCGAGATTATATTGTCAAAGATGGAAAGGTGGTTATTGTAGATGAATTCACCGGTCGCCTGATGCCAGGACGTCGTTATAGTGAAGGATTACACCAAGCCCTAGAAGCTAAAGAAGGAGTGAGAGTTCAAAGTGAATACCAAACCCTGGCAACTATCACCTTCCAGAATTATTTCCGTATGTATGAAAAGCTGGCAGGAATGACCGGCACAGCAGAAACAGAAGCCACAGAATTTAAGGAGATTTATAATCTGGATGTAGTAGTAATTCCTACTCACAAAGAAATGATTCGTGTTGACCATCCTGATGTAATCTATCGCACAGAGAGGGAAAAATTCAAAGCAGTAGTAAGAGAGATAAAGGAATTATATAAACAAGGAAGACCTGTACTGGTAGGCACGGTTTCTATTGAAAAATCAGAGCTTTTAAGCCATATGCTTAAAAAAGAGGGAATTCCCCATGCAGTCCTTAACGCCAAACACCACGCTAAGGAGGCTGAAATCGTAGCTTATGCAGGAGAGAAGCAAAAGGTTACCATTGCTACCAATATGGCGGGACGAGGCACTGACATTGTCTTAGGTGAAGGGGTAGCAGAACTAGGTGGTTTACATATTATTGGCACCGAAAGGCATGAAAGTAGGCGTATAGACAACCAGTTAAGAGGTAGGAGTGGAAGACAGGGAGACCCTGGTTCTTCGCGGTTTTATCTTTCTTTAGAAGATGACTTATTACGCCTTTTTGGAGGAGAGCGTCTTTCTGGACTTATGAATAAACTGGGTATGAAAGAGGGAGAACCTATTGAACACAAATGGGTTTCTAAGGCCATTGAGAATGCTCAACAAAAGGTGGAGGCCCAAAACTTTGAAATTAGAAAACAATTGCTGGAATATGATGATGTCTTCAATGAACAAAGAAAAATCATCTATAAACAGCGACGTGAGGCCATAGAGGGAAATTTAAGAGAAACTATTTTAGGAATGATTGAAGATACAGTAAATAACCTTGTATCAAACTTTTGTTCTAAAGATACCCACCCTGAAGATTGGGATTTGGAAGGACTAAAAAAACAAATTGAACAGGTATTTCGCACTAAATTAGACTGGAATGAGTTAGAATTAGATGCCCTTACACTGGAAAAGCTGATTAAATTTATCACAGAATCATTACAAAAAGTATATGCCCAAAAAGAACAGTCATTTGGTCCAGAAAATATGCGTTTTTTAGAAAGATATATTGTATTACAAGTAGTGGATTCCCTGTGGCGAGACCACTTAGTAGCAATGGACCATTTAAGAGAAGGAATTGGTCTGAGGGGTTATGGACAAAGAAACCCATTACAGGAATATAAAAAAGAAGGGTTCATGATGTTTAGTGAGCTAATTGAACGGATTAAAGAAGCAACTGTAACCAATCTATTTAGGGTGGAAATTAAGACCGAGGAGGAATTGGCTGCTTTAAGACCTGAAGAACCAGAAGCTATGCATCTAAGTCATGGGGAAGGAGAAACAAAAAGACAGCCTATCAGACGTAAGAAGAAAAAGATCGGGCGGAATGAACCATGCCCTTGTGGGAGTGGGAAAAAATATAAACATTGTTGTGGAAGAAATGCCTGA
- a CDS encoding DUF72 domain-containing protein — MLKIGCCGFPVAQERYFKQFSTIEIQQSFYRTLGVKQVENWRKKAPIYFEFVLKAPQYITHFPNSPTYRRADLPQEKRKYCGGFKLNTVIEQIMETFFDRAAILKAKKFVFQTPASFKPTAENINAMKCFFSYYKDKGIFIWEPRGKEWKPEIIKSICQKLNLVHAVDPFLYGPPVWGDFIYFRMHGNLRNYKYCYSDGELRELLNIAGSSGYIMFNNSEMYKNALRLKEMLKELE, encoded by the coding sequence ATGCTCAAAATTGGCTGTTGTGGTTTCCCGGTGGCCCAAGAAAGATATTTTAAACAATTCTCTACTATTGAAATTCAACAGAGTTTCTATCGCACCCTGGGGGTAAAACAGGTTGAAAATTGGCGTAAAAAGGCACCAATATATTTTGAGTTTGTGCTTAAGGCTCCTCAGTACATTACTCATTTTCCTAATAGTCCTACCTATCGGCGGGCAGACTTACCTCAAGAAAAGAGAAAATACTGTGGTGGTTTTAAATTAAATACTGTTATAGAACAGATAATGGAAACATTTTTTGATAGAGCTGCTATACTTAAGGCCAAAAAGTTTGTCTTTCAAACACCTGCTTCTTTTAAGCCTACTGCTGAAAACATAAATGCAATGAAGTGCTTTTTTAGCTACTATAAGGATAAAGGCATCTTTATCTGGGAACCACGAGGAAAAGAATGGAAACCAGAAATCATTAAATCTATTTGCCAAAAATTAAACCTTGTCCACGCTGTTGACCCATTTTTATATGGTCCACCGGTTTGGGGAGATTTTATCTATTTTAGAATGCATGGTAATTTAAGGAATTATAAATATTGTTATTCAGATGGAGAACTAAGGGAACTCTTAAACATAGCCGGCTCCTCTGGTTACATCATGTTCAACAATTCTGAGATGTATAAAAACGCTTTAAGACTTAAAGAAATGTTAAAAGAATTGGAATAA
- a CDS encoding sigma-54-dependent transcriptional regulator, which yields MPGKILAVDDEVDMLRLLERIIKTKTEYNVVTTSHPEEVVKLIKKEYFDLVLLDLRMPGLNGMELLKQIKAIEPDIGVIIITAYGTIESAVEAMKIGAYDFVTKPFRQEQLLLTIHRAMEVQKLKRENKILKAELNREKDADFIIGKSSYMQSVYRYILQVAKTTAPVIITGETGTGKELVARSIHKHSLRKGLFVAINCSAVPETLIESELFGHVKGSFSGAIQDKKGLVEEANEGTLFLDEIGDLSKLVQTKLLRFLQEGEFRLLGSTKIKKVNVRVIAASNKDLEELVKQGKFREDLFYRLNVIRIHLPPLRERREVIPILSHHFLEKYATLNNKHIRGFSKAAMKNLVARDWPGNIRELENIIERAVILCQGEYIELTDIEPLATLKSQPSFNEILSLPFKKAKKQVLLDFYHRYLNHILAQSGGNVSQAAQRCGIKRQYFYRLLKLAEINHKIPD from the coding sequence ATGCCAGGTAAAATATTGGCTGTAGATGACGAAGTAGATATGTTAAGGCTTTTAGAAAGGATTATCAAAACAAAAACAGAATATAATGTTGTAACTACATCCCATCCTGAAGAGGTAGTCAAGCTCATTAAAAAGGAATATTTTGATTTAGTCTTACTTGACCTGAGAATGCCTGGCTTAAATGGGATGGAACTTTTAAAACAAATCAAGGCTATTGAACCTGACATTGGTGTGATTATTATAACCGCCTATGGCACAATTGAATCAGCGGTGGAGGCTATGAAGATAGGGGCCTATGATTTTGTTACCAAACCCTTTCGCCAAGAACAACTCCTGCTTACCATCCACCGGGCCATGGAAGTTCAAAAATTAAAAAGAGAAAACAAGATATTAAAGGCAGAGTTAAACCGAGAAAAAGACGCTGACTTTATTATCGGTAAAAGTTCTTATATGCAATCTGTTTATAGGTATATTTTGCAAGTAGCAAAAACAACGGCCCCTGTGATCATTACCGGAGAAACAGGCACAGGTAAAGAGCTGGTGGCGCGGTCTATTCATAAACACAGTCTACGCAAAGGTCTTTTTGTGGCTATAAACTGTAGTGCTGTTCCTGAAACACTGATCGAAAGTGAATTATTTGGCCATGTTAAGGGGTCTTTTTCTGGAGCAATCCAGGATAAAAAGGGCCTAGTAGAAGAAGCTAACGAGGGGACACTTTTTCTTGACGAAATAGGTGATTTAAGTAAACTTGTCCAAACAAAGTTGCTCCGTTTTTTACAGGAAGGAGAGTTTCGACTATTAGGAAGCACTAAGATAAAAAAGGTAAATGTCAGGGTGATAGCTGCTAGTAACAAAGACCTGGAAGAATTAGTTAAACAAGGCAAATTCAGGGAAGACCTTTTTTATCGACTTAATGTTATTCGCATCCATCTTCCTCCTTTACGAGAAAGAAGGGAAGTAATTCCCATTCTATCTCATCATTTTCTGGAAAAGTATGCTACGCTTAATAACAAACACATTCGAGGATTTTCAAAGGCTGCTATGAAAAATTTAGTTGCCAGGGACTGGCCTGGCAATATTCGGGAGTTAGAAAATATAATTGAACGCGCTGTGATTCTTTGCCAAGGTGAATACATAGAGTTAACAGATATTGAGCCTTTAGCTACATTGAAGTCTCAGCCTTCTTTTAATGAAATCTTATCCCTCCCATTTAAAAAAGCCAAAAAACAAGTTTTGCTGGATTTTTATCATAGATATCTAAATCATATCCTAGCTCAATCCGGCGGTAACGTTTCACAAGCTGCCCAAAGGTGTGGCATAAAAAGGCAGTATTTTTACCGTTTACTGAAACTTGCTGAGATTAACCACAAAATCCCGGATTGA